A window of Flavobacterium flavigenum contains these coding sequences:
- a CDS encoding efflux RND transporter permease subunit, with protein sequence MFKIFIQRPVLATVISILLVILGVLGLTKLPLQQFPDIAPPSVLVTAVYPGANAETVLRSVAPSLEESINGVENMTYMSSTASNDGTLAITVFFKLGTDADQAAVNVQNRVAQATSQLPAEVVQQGVITAKQQNSFIMAIGMYTEDESKYDQTFVANYAQINIIPEIKRIPGVGSAAIFGGVKDYSMRVWLNPTQMSTYNVTPNEVMAAIQDKSLEAAPGKFGERSKEVFEYVIKYKGKLTKPEDYQNIAIRSNADGSVLRLKDVARVELGAYSYNSLTRLNGKKGIVIGVIQLAGSNSNDIQIAINKLMVKASKDFPAGIKHNIFYSTKVSLDQSIEQVEHTLLEAFILVFIVVFIFLQDFRSTLIPAIAVPVAILGTFFFMQLFGFSINLLTLFALILAIGIVVDDAIVVVEAVHAKMEHKHLSPKIATHEAMHEITGAIISITLVMAAVFLPVGFMEGSTGVFYRQFAFTMAIAIVISAVNALTLSPALAALFLKDNHGAHDGETPYVKQGFKQKFFNGFNNSFENLTNRYVGGLKFLIRNKWVSLGGLALIAFATVVMVKTTPAGFIPTEDQGFIAIAVNTPSGTSLDGTQKVMTEAENTLRGLNSSRFVTAISGFNLLTNSTSPSSAVVFVLLKPNEERGEIKNIDEIMNEVRGKLGAISGGSFFVFSFPTVPGFSNVEALDLVLQDKTGGKLDKFSGISQQFIGELMKRPEIAVAFTSFKADYPQLQLDINDAKADQLGVKVKDILQTMQAYFGSAQASDFNRFGKYYRVVVQADIADRADPTAIDRVFVKNKDGEMVPLNTLVKLTRIYGSETASRYNLFNSISINAIPKPGFSSGDAIKAIEEVAAQQLPAGYSYEFSGQTREEISSGGQSATIFLLCLIFIYFLLAAQYESYILPLAVILSIPAGIFGVFVAIGLTGIENNIYVQVALVMLIGLLAKNAILIVEFAVQKRRSGQALVKASIEAAKLRLRPIIMTSLAFVVGLIPMMSAKGPSAQGNHSISIGAAGGMVSGVILGLMIIPVLFIVFQHLQEKVSGKPVAVIHNEEK encoded by the coding sequence ATGTTCAAAATATTTATACAAAGACCTGTACTGGCAACCGTAATCTCCATCTTGTTGGTGATTCTGGGAGTACTTGGACTTACGAAATTGCCTTTACAACAGTTTCCTGATATTGCGCCACCATCGGTTTTGGTAACGGCGGTATATCCCGGAGCTAACGCAGAAACTGTTTTACGTTCTGTGGCACCATCGCTGGAAGAATCTATAAATGGTGTTGAAAATATGACTTATATGAGCTCAACTGCCAGTAATGATGGTACGTTAGCGATTACAGTTTTCTTTAAATTAGGTACAGATGCCGATCAGGCTGCTGTAAACGTTCAGAACCGTGTGGCACAGGCAACGAGCCAGCTGCCTGCAGAGGTGGTACAGCAAGGTGTCATTACGGCAAAACAACAAAACTCGTTTATTATGGCGATCGGTATGTATACCGAAGATGAATCGAAATACGATCAGACATTTGTTGCCAATTATGCACAAATCAATATCATTCCGGAGATTAAACGTATTCCTGGTGTAGGTTCTGCTGCTATTTTTGGTGGTGTAAAAGATTACTCTATGCGTGTTTGGTTAAACCCAACACAAATGTCAACGTATAATGTTACGCCAAATGAAGTTATGGCAGCCATTCAGGACAAAAGTTTAGAGGCTGCTCCGGGTAAATTTGGTGAAAGAAGTAAAGAGGTTTTCGAATACGTAATTAAATACAAAGGAAAACTAACCAAACCAGAAGATTACCAAAATATTGCGATTCGTTCTAATGCCGATGGTTCTGTCCTTCGCTTAAAAGATGTGGCAAGAGTTGAATTGGGTGCTTATTCTTATAACAGTTTAACACGTTTAAATGGTAAAAAAGGAATTGTAATCGGAGTTATTCAATTGGCAGGCTCAAATTCTAATGATATTCAGATTGCTATCAACAAATTGATGGTTAAAGCCTCTAAAGATTTCCCTGCAGGAATAAAACATAATATTTTCTATAGTACAAAAGTTTCTTTAGATCAATCTATTGAACAAGTTGAACATACATTACTGGAAGCCTTTATCCTGGTATTTATCGTGGTATTTATCTTTTTACAGGATTTCAGATCAACATTAATCCCGGCTATTGCTGTACCTGTAGCAATTTTAGGAACGTTCTTCTTCATGCAGTTATTCGGATTCTCGATCAACCTGCTTACGCTTTTCGCATTAATTCTGGCGATTGGTATTGTGGTTGATGACGCGATTGTAGTCGTCGAGGCCGTGCATGCGAAAATGGAGCACAAACATCTGTCTCCAAAAATCGCCACGCATGAAGCTATGCACGAAATAACGGGTGCTATTATCTCGATTACGCTGGTAATGGCTGCTGTATTCCTGCCGGTTGGTTTTATGGAAGGTTCGACTGGGGTTTTCTACCGACAGTTTGCTTTCACAATGGCAATTGCAATTGTTATTTCGGCTGTAAATGCTTTGACTTTAAGCCCTGCCCTAGCCGCTTTATTCTTAAAAGATAATCACGGCGCACACGATGGTGAAACTCCATATGTAAAACAAGGTTTTAAACAAAAGTTCTTTAACGGATTTAATAACAGTTTTGAGAATTTGACCAATCGTTATGTGGGCGGATTAAAATTCTTAATCCGTAACAAATGGGTTAGTTTAGGAGGTTTGGCTTTAATTGCTTTCGCAACGGTTGTAATGGTAAAAACTACTCCTGCCGGATTTATCCCAACTGAAGATCAGGGATTTATTGCAATTGCAGTAAATACACCTTCCGGAACTTCACTTGACGGAACTCAAAAAGTAATGACTGAAGCAGAAAATACTTTAAGAGGTTTAAATTCATCACGATTTGTAACTGCGATTTCAGGTTTCAACTTATTGACGAATTCTACAAGTCCATCATCTGCAGTTGTTTTCGTATTGCTTAAACCAAACGAAGAACGTGGAGAGATTAAAAATATTGATGAAATCATGAATGAAGTCCGCGGAAAACTAGGCGCGATTTCAGGAGGAAGTTTCTTCGTATTTAGTTTCCCAACTGTACCAGGATTTAGTAATGTTGAAGCTTTGGATTTAGTATTACAGGATAAAACCGGTGGTAAACTGGATAAGTTTAGTGGAATTTCGCAACAGTTCATTGGAGAATTGATGAAACGTCCGGAAATCGCTGTAGCGTTTACAAGTTTCAAAGCCGATTATCCACAATTACAATTGGATATCAATGATGCAAAAGCAGATCAGTTAGGCGTAAAAGTAAAAGACATTTTACAAACCATGCAGGCGTATTTTGGTAGTGCACAGGCATCTGACTTTAACCGATTTGGTAAATATTACAGAGTCGTTGTTCAGGCAGATATTGCCGACAGAGCAGATCCTACCGCTATTGACCGTGTGTTTGTAAAAAATAAAGATGGCGAAATGGTTCCGTTGAATACTTTGGTTAAACTAACCCGTATTTATGGTTCAGAAACCGCATCAAGATACAACTTGTTTAATTCGATTTCGATTAATGCGATTCCGAAACCTGGATTTAGTTCCGGTGATGCCATTAAAGCAATCGAAGAAGTTGCAGCTCAACAATTACCTGCAGGTTATAGTTATGAATTTTCAGGACAAACCCGTGAAGAAATTTCTTCAGGAGGACAATCGGCAACTATTTTCTTATTGTGTCTGATCTTTATCTATTTCTTACTTGCTGCACAGTATGAAAGTTACATCTTGCCTCTTGCTGTAATCTTATCTATCCCTGCAGGTATATTTGGAGTTTTCGTAGCAATTGGATTAACTGGTATCGAAAACAACATTTATGTACAGGTTGCCTTAGTAATGCTTATCGGATTACTGGCCAAAAACGCGATTCTGATTGTAGAGTTCGCAGTACAAAAAAGACGATCTGGTCAGGCGTTGGTAAAAGCTTCTATAGAAGCAGCAAAATTACGTTTGCGTCCGATTATCATGACGTCACTGGCTTTCGTTGTTGGATTGATTCCGATGATGAGTGCCAAAGGTCCATCGGCTCAGGGTAACCACTCTATTAGTATTGGTGCCGCCGGAGGAATGGTTTCGGGAGTAATTCTTGGGTTAATGATTATCCCGGTTTTATTTATCGTATTCCAACATTTACAAGAAAAAGTTTCCGGAAAACCGGTAGCTGTAATTCATAACGAAGAAAAATAA
- a CDS encoding efflux RND transporter periplasmic adaptor subunit: MKNVIITSFILALVLSSCADKSQAPAAAPAPVLPVMAITSANTTTENEYPASIQGTVDVEIRPQVSGNLDRVLVDEGAYVSKGQSLFKINERPFREQLNNALASLHAAEAALINSQLEVDKLTPLVQNKVVSDYQLKTAKASQKIAAANIEQAKAMVASAKINLGYTNVTAPVSGYIGRLPKKQGSLVSASDIEPLTTLSDVHEVFAYFSLGETDFINFKSQYAGNSIGDKIKKLPPVSLILADNNAYPQTGKIDMVDGQFDKTTGAITLRATFPNANGTLRSGNTGRIRLGLQHDDAILVPQSATIEMQDKVFVFTVSKDNKVTKMPITVVGKSGSNYLIKDGVQAGDQIVLSGIDKLQEGQVIQPEKGAAKVAQITNKK; encoded by the coding sequence ATGAAAAATGTAATTATAACCAGCTTTATTCTGGCACTAGTTCTTAGCAGCTGCGCCGACAAGTCGCAGGCTCCAGCCGCTGCACCCGCTCCTGTATTGCCGGTTATGGCTATAACAAGCGCAAACACTACTACTGAAAACGAATACCCTGCTTCTATACAAGGAACTGTAGATGTAGAGATCCGTCCGCAGGTAAGCGGAAACTTAGACCGCGTTCTGGTAGACGAAGGTGCTTATGTTTCTAAAGGTCAGTCTTTATTTAAAATAAACGAACGTCCTTTCCGTGAGCAGTTAAACAATGCTTTGGCAAGTCTTCACGCTGCAGAAGCTGCTTTAATTAACTCACAATTAGAAGTTGATAAATTAACTCCTTTAGTACAAAACAAAGTAGTTTCTGATTATCAGCTAAAGACGGCTAAAGCTTCTCAAAAAATTGCTGCTGCTAATATCGAGCAGGCAAAAGCAATGGTTGCTTCTGCAAAAATCAATTTAGGATACACAAATGTTACTGCTCCTGTTAGCGGATACATCGGAAGATTGCCTAAAAAACAAGGAAGTTTAGTTTCTGCTTCAGATATTGAACCTTTAACGACACTTTCAGACGTTCATGAAGTTTTTGCTTATTTCTCTTTAGGCGAAACAGATTTCATCAACTTCAAATCACAATATGCAGGAAACAGCATTGGAGACAAAATCAAAAAATTACCTCCGGTTTCTCTAATCTTAGCTGATAACAACGCTTATCCTCAAACAGGAAAAATCGATATGGTAGACGGTCAGTTTGATAAAACTACAGGTGCGATTACGTTGAGAGCGACTTTCCCAAATGCAAACGGAACTTTACGTTCCGGAAACACAGGAAGAATCCGTTTAGGATTACAGCATGATGATGCTATCCTGGTTCCACAATCGGCTACGATTGAAATGCAGGATAAAGTTTTTGTCTTTACAGTAAGCAAAGACAACAAGGTTACCAAAATGCCAATTACTGTTGTTGGTAAAAGCGGTTCCAACTATCTGATTAAAGATGGTGTACAAGCCGGTGACCAAATTGTATTAAGCGGTATTGACAAACTTCAGGAAGGTCAGGTAATCCAGCCTGAGAAAGGTGCAGCTAAGGTTGCCCAAATAACTAACAAAAAATAA
- a CDS encoding TetR/AcrR family transcriptional regulator has translation MASKDRILRQKEETRNNILGAAYDIVKEEGWTGLSMRKIADRIEYTAPIIYEYFSNKDAILRELTGKGFLKLGKELEDAKAKFDKPEEQIEAMWMAYWDFAFTDTEMYQVMFGVQMNCCSEQCDAAKTPYKLFTSVIAEIMKKSNPTEEVIKQKYFTFFSVIHGLIAINIINKSISLDTINGQILKDAIGGIIKSIQ, from the coding sequence ATGGCTAGTAAAGATCGTATTTTAAGACAAAAAGAAGAGACAAGAAATAATATTCTTGGCGCTGCTTACGATATCGTGAAAGAAGAAGGCTGGACTGGTTTGAGTATGCGTAAAATTGCGGACAGAATCGAATATACTGCTCCTATCATATATGAATACTTTTCAAATAAGGATGCTATACTAAGAGAGTTAACCGGTAAAGGTTTTCTTAAATTAGGTAAAGAGCTGGAAGATGCCAAAGCTAAATTTGACAAACCGGAAGAGCAGATAGAAGCTATGTGGATGGCCTATTGGGATTTTGCCTTTACAGATACCGAAATGTATCAGGTGATGTTTGGGGTGCAAATGAATTGTTGTTCTGAACAATGTGATGCTGCAAAAACACCTTATAAGTTATTTACTTCGGTCATTGCAGAGATTATGAAAAAAAGCAATCCGACTGAAGAGGTTATCAAACAAAAGTATTTTACGTTCTTTTCTGTCATTCACGGATTGATTGCCATTAACATTATCAACAAAAGTATTTCGCTTGATACGATTAACGGTCAGATCCTAAAAGATGCGATTGGTGGAATCATAAAATCAATTCAATAA
- a CDS encoding type II toxin-antitoxin system RelE/ParE family toxin yields MNYKVIVSPIAIKNIEKAIEYYVLKAGKKVALNFLNDYKKVYKALQINPLHQFHDNNYRYLPFKKFPYIAFFIVDELTKTVFLNAVFHTSQNPEKYPIR; encoded by the coding sequence ATGAATTATAAGGTTATTGTTTCTCCAATTGCTATAAAAAATATTGAAAAAGCTATTGAATATTATGTATTAAAAGCTGGTAAGAAAGTCGCATTAAACTTTCTTAATGATTATAAAAAGGTTTACAAAGCTTTACAGATAAATCCGCTTCATCAATTTCATGATAATAATTATCGTTATCTTCCTTTTAAAAAATTTCCATATATCGCTTTTTTTATTGTTGATGAATTAACAAAAACTGTTTTTCTAAATGCTGTTTTTCATACTTCGCAAAATCCAGAAAAATATCCCATAAGATAA
- a CDS encoding DUF2683 family protein has translation MQAINITAYTEDDSQIEAVKAFMKALKIKFEIANVKPYELSEEQQHILNEQVTTDKKLYTDAESIYTDLKKKYEL, from the coding sequence ATGCAAGCAATTAATATCACAGCGTACACAGAAGATGATTCTCAAATTGAAGCTGTAAAAGCTTTTATGAAAGCATTAAAGATAAAATTTGAAATTGCAAATGTGAAACCTTACGAATTGTCCGAAGAGCAGCAGCATATTTTAAATGAACAAGTAACTACAGATAAAAAACTTTATACCGATGCCGAATCCATTTATACTGACTTAAAGAAAAAGTATGAATTATAA
- a CDS encoding cupin domain-containing protein, with amino-acid sequence MKPASILKIAIVTLIVQSAKAQETKKETVSTEPKYTIENCVNHFELDKATKTKAGYQYWFGDKNFTHENTLKMSIVEPGKSTHAPHHHPEEEFFYILEGSASFFLDGKTVVVGPNTSLYCPPNAEHGISNAGKTDLKYLVIKKDLR; translated from the coding sequence ATGAAACCAGCATCCATTCTAAAAATTGCGATTGTTACTTTAATTGTACAATCAGCAAAGGCTCAGGAAACTAAAAAAGAAACTGTTTCAACAGAGCCAAAATATACAATTGAAAATTGTGTCAATCATTTTGAACTGGATAAAGCCACAAAAACAAAAGCAGGTTACCAATATTGGTTTGGCGATAAAAACTTCACTCACGAAAACACTTTAAAAATGAGTATTGTCGAACCCGGAAAATCCACGCACGCTCCGCACCATCACCCGGAAGAAGAATTCTTTTATATTTTAGAAGGTTCCGCTTCTTTTTTCTTAGACGGAAAAACAGTTGTTGTAGGTCCAAATACAAGCTTATATTGCCCGCCAAATGCTGAACATGGAATCAGTAATGCAGGAAAAACCGATTTGAAGTATTTAGTGATTAAGAAGGATTTGAGGTAA
- a CDS encoding SMP-30/gluconolactonase/LRE family protein: protein MNQSKLKIKVLLFFVIAFTFTNFIYPQMSENQSHNLIAKDAVLKKLSDQYSFTEGPAADKNGNIYFTDQPNNRIMKWSVDGLLSVYMENAGRANGLYFDSEGNLLACADEKNEIWKIDPNKKVTVLVNDFEGKRLNGPNDLWVDPKGGIYFTDPFYKREYWKHTSKEIEKECVYYLSPDKTKITNVASDLIKPNGIIGTSDGKILYVADIEANKTYSYTINNDGSLVEKTLFTESGSDGMTMDESGNIYMTGKGVSIFNPKGEKIAHIDVNEPWTANVCFGGKKFKTLFITAGKSVYTLEMNVKGMK, encoded by the coding sequence ATGAATCAGTCCAAACTTAAAATAAAAGTACTCCTCTTCTTTGTTATCGCTTTCACCTTTACAAATTTTATCTATCCTCAGATGTCAGAAAATCAAAGTCACAACTTAATAGCAAAGGATGCTGTCCTTAAAAAATTATCAGATCAATACAGTTTTACGGAAGGGCCTGCTGCAGATAAAAACGGCAATATTTATTTTACCGATCAGCCTAATAACCGAATCATGAAATGGTCGGTTGATGGTTTGCTTTCTGTTTATATGGAAAATGCAGGAAGAGCCAACGGCTTGTATTTTGATAGCGAAGGAAATCTTCTGGCCTGCGCCGATGAAAAAAATGAAATCTGGAAAATCGATCCCAACAAAAAAGTTACGGTATTGGTAAATGATTTTGAAGGCAAAAGACTGAACGGCCCGAATGATCTTTGGGTTGACCCGAAAGGCGGGATTTATTTCACCGATCCATTTTACAAAAGAGAGTACTGGAAACATACTTCCAAAGAGATAGAAAAAGAATGTGTTTATTATTTATCTCCTGATAAAACTAAAATTACCAACGTTGCCAGCGACCTGATAAAACCCAATGGCATTATTGGAACTTCGGATGGAAAAATTTTATACGTTGCGGATATTGAAGCAAACAAAACCTACTCTTATACAATCAATAATGACGGTTCTTTGGTTGAAAAAACACTTTTTACCGAATCGGGTTCAGATGGAATGACTATGGACGAATCCGGAAATATCTACATGACCGGAAAAGGTGTTTCAATTTTTAATCCAAAAGGGGAAAAAATTGCTCATATTGATGTAAATGAACCGTGGACTGCGAATGTATGTTTTGGAGGAAAAAAATTCAAAACCTTATTTATTACTGCGGGTAAAAGTGTTTACACGTTAGAGATGAATGTTAAAGGAATGAAATAA
- a CDS encoding DUF4261 domain-containing protein — protein sequence MKKILLLIFIAIIIMGLFSFFKKEKKVEETKNILGMILLEEPNSMDINKVVSELREKWKLKVNDKDSNNETSVLEINGYQIAIANMDVAIPGDEIGTTAEYNYFWKNGKEEATKHKGHIILSIMNAGKNPVKENFLYNKIASSILNNSKSIGIYIGGRSLLLKKDFYQSQTKDMSDDGLPLYNWIYFGIRTENGKNSMYTYGLADFSKTEIEILDTEHSIEEINDMMLNLVNYILVSDVTLKDGETIGFTEQQKLKITISNGKFVDGKTIKVEF from the coding sequence GTGAAGAAAATATTATTATTAATTTTTATTGCAATCATAATTATGGGATTATTTAGTTTTTTTAAGAAAGAGAAAAAAGTTGAAGAAACTAAAAATATTTTAGGAATGATACTTTTAGAAGAACCTAATTCTATGGATATTAACAAAGTAGTTTCAGAATTAAGAGAAAAATGGAAATTAAAAGTTAATGATAAAGACTCAAACAATGAAACCTCCGTTTTAGAGATTAATGGTTATCAAATTGCAATAGCAAATATGGATGTTGCAATTCCTGGAGACGAAATTGGTACAACTGCTGAATACAATTACTTCTGGAAAAACGGAAAAGAAGAAGCAACTAAACATAAAGGTCATATAATTTTGTCAATTATGAATGCTGGCAAAAATCCAGTTAAAGAAAACTTTCTTTACAATAAAATTGCATCATCTATTTTGAATAATAGTAAATCAATTGGTATTTACATTGGAGGAAGATCTCTTTTATTAAAAAAAGATTTCTATCAATCACAAACTAAAGATATGAGTGATGATGGTTTACCTTTATATAATTGGATATATTTTGGAATAAGAACAGAGAATGGAAAAAATTCAATGTATACTTATGGTCTTGCTGATTTCAGTAAAACAGAAATCGAAATTTTAGATACAGAACATTCTATTGAGGAAATAAACGATATGATGTTAAATTTAGTAAATTACATTTTAGTTTCTGATGTTACTTTAAAGGATGGGGAAACAATTGGATTTACAGAACAGCAAAAACTAAAAATTACAATTTCAAACGGGAAGTTTGTAGATGGAAAAACTATAAAAGTGGAATTCTAA
- the gnd gene encoding phosphogluconate dehydrogenase (NAD(+)-dependent, decarboxylating), with translation MQVGIIGLGKMGFNLALNLKRNNYEVVAQDVNTDFVSKIGEEGIETAYTVEELCQKLTGRRVIWLMVPAGEIVDAVLVSLLPYLSKNDIIIDGGNSNYNDSKRRYAQLKENGIDFLDCGTSGGTSGALNGACTMIGGDAAVFDYVAQVFKDISVENGFLYTGAAGSGHFTKMVHNGIEYGMMQSIAEGFEVFEHSEFDIDFQKTAKLFNHGSVVRSWLMELTENAFSKDARLDGIKGIMHSSGEGKWTLETALDLGVPTPVIALSIMMRYRSQMSDTFSGKVVAALRNEFGGHAVEKSE, from the coding sequence ATGCAAGTAGGAATAATAGGACTAGGAAAAATGGGATTCAATCTCGCCTTGAATTTAAAACGAAACAATTATGAGGTAGTAGCGCAGGATGTCAACACCGATTTTGTTTCAAAAATAGGCGAGGAGGGAATCGAAACAGCCTATACTGTTGAAGAACTTTGCCAAAAACTAACAGGCAGAAGAGTCATCTGGCTTATGGTTCCGGCGGGCGAAATCGTAGATGCTGTTCTTGTTTCATTATTGCCTTATTTGTCCAAAAATGATATTATTATCGATGGCGGAAATTCGAATTACAACGATTCAAAACGCCGTTATGCCCAGCTAAAAGAAAATGGAATTGATTTTCTGGATTGCGGGACTTCAGGCGGAACTTCGGGGGCTTTAAACGGCGCGTGTACGATGATTGGCGGTGATGCTGCCGTATTCGATTATGTCGCACAAGTTTTTAAAGATATTTCGGTTGAAAACGGATTTTTGTACACAGGAGCTGCCGGAAGCGGTCATTTTACCAAAATGGTCCATAACGGTATCGAATACGGGATGATGCAGTCGATAGCCGAAGGATTTGAGGTTTTTGAGCATTCCGAATTTGATATCGATTTTCAAAAAACGGCCAAACTCTTCAATCACGGTTCTGTAGTGCGCAGCTGGCTGATGGAACTCACCGAAAATGCTTTTTCAAAAGATGCCAGATTAGACGGAATAAAAGGAATCATGCATTCTTCGGGCGAAGGAAAATGGACACTCGAAACCGCTTTGGATTTAGGCGTTCCAACTCCGGTAATTGCCCTTTCGATTATGATGCGTTACCGATCTCAAATGTCAGATACGTTTTCAGGAAAAGTGGTGGCGGCACTTCGAAACGAGTTTGGAGGTCATGCTGTTGAGAAAAGCGAATAA
- a CDS encoding gluconate:H+ symporter has product MSLLILIASILLLLILISGVKLNAFIALVISAFFVGIAKEMPFQDLINSIQQGVGSTLGSLILIIAFGVVLGNLLSDSGAAQRISSVMIRSFGVRHIKWAMVITGFSVGISMFYNAGFIILIPMVFAVAKSTKQPIIYLGIAMASALSITHGFLPPHPGPTAIAVIFKANIGKTLLYGLLVAIPSLFAAGIVFPEFIKKINAFPPKGLFESKTFTEVEMPSFGISILTALIPVFLMGMATFSELALPEENALRSVLLFIGNPTTSMLIAVLFAVFSLGIFRGRKMQDIMDKSGSAMSSATMIILIIGAGGAFKQVLIDSGMGTDLSQFFEKSSLSPLVLGWLIATIIRIALGSATVAGLTAAGIVQPLVVASGVSPELMVLSIGAGSLMCSHVNDTGFWMFKEYFGISVSDTFKTWTVMETIIGVMGLIGVLLLNLLIK; this is encoded by the coding sequence ATGTCATTACTGATTCTGATTGCCAGTATTCTTTTATTACTAATCCTGATTTCAGGGGTGAAACTCAATGCTTTTATTGCCTTAGTTATTTCCGCTTTTTTTGTGGGAATTGCAAAAGAAATGCCTTTTCAGGATTTGATTAATTCCATTCAGCAGGGCGTTGGAAGTACATTGGGTTCTTTGATTTTGATAATTGCTTTTGGTGTTGTATTAGGAAATCTGCTTTCAGACAGTGGGGCTGCTCAGCGAATCAGTTCGGTTATGATTCGTTCTTTTGGGGTCAGGCATATCAAATGGGCGATGGTGATTACGGGTTTTTCAGTAGGGATTTCAATGTTTTACAATGCCGGTTTCATCATTTTGATTCCGATGGTTTTTGCTGTTGCGAAAAGTACTAAACAGCCGATTATTTATCTTGGAATAGCGATGGCTTCGGCACTTTCGATCACGCACGGTTTTTTGCCGCCACATCCCGGACCGACAGCTATTGCTGTAATTTTTAAAGCAAATATTGGTAAAACTCTTTTATACGGACTTTTGGTTGCTATTCCTTCGCTTTTTGCCGCCGGAATAGTGTTTCCTGAGTTTATTAAAAAAATCAATGCTTTTCCGCCAAAAGGTTTATTCGAAAGCAAAACGTTTACAGAAGTTGAGATGCCTTCTTTCGGAATTAGTATTTTAACAGCATTGATACCGGTTTTTTTAATGGGAATGGCGACCTTTAGTGAATTGGCTTTGCCGGAAGAAAATGCATTGCGTTCTGTTTTGCTTTTTATAGGAAACCCAACTACTTCGATGCTGATTGCGGTGCTTTTTGCGGTATTTTCATTAGGTATTTTTCGCGGAAGAAAAATGCAGGATATCATGGATAAATCGGGCAGTGCTATGAGTTCTGCCACTATGATTATTCTGATTATTGGAGCAGGAGGCGCTTTTAAACAAGTATTGATCGATAGCGGAATGGGGACAGATTTAAGTCAGTTTTTCGAAAAATCATCGCTTTCTCCACTGGTTTTAGGCTGGCTGATTGCAACAATAATCAGGATTGCCTTAGGTTCTGCCACGGTTGCGGGATTAACAGCAGCAGGAATTGTACAGCCTTTGGTAGTTGCTTCTGGTGTAAGTCCGGAATTGATGGTGCTTTCCATTGGAGCCGGAAGTTTGATGTGTTCCCACGTCAACGATACCGGATTCTGGATGTTCAAAGAATATTTCGGAATCAGCGTTTCAGATACTTTTAAAACCTGGACGGTAATGGAAACCATTATTGGTGTAATGGGATTAATAGGAGTTTTATTGCTTAATTTATTGATCAAATAA